A portion of the uncultured Bacteroides sp. genome contains these proteins:
- a CDS encoding ASCH domain-containing protein yields the protein MMKKETLYLIIKQAYFDEIIAGTKRTEYREIKEGITANRYLLKDRNGKYVLNPEVTEVEQDYFIDDYNNGNFPFMPREYKYLALTVGYAKERNTAIVEVIGYSFEPHMIRGNLYAFWMIVYHLGKVIEVHRK from the coding sequence ATTATGAAGAAAGAGACACTTTACCTGATTATCAAACAGGCTTATTTTGATGAAATTATTGCCGGTACAAAAAGGACTGAGTATCGAGAGATCAAAGAAGGTATCACCGCCAACCGGTACTTACTGAAAGACAGAAACGGTAAGTACGTATTAAACCCAGAAGTTACAGAGGTGGAGCAAGATTATTTCATTGATGATTATAATAACGGAAATTTCCCATTCATGCCTAGAGAGTATAAGTATCTGGCACTGACAGTTGGTTACGCAAAAGAACGTAATACCGCAATAGTAGAAGTTATTGGATATTCTTTCGAGCCTCACATGATCCGAGGCAATTTATACGCTTTCTGGATGATAGTTTACCATTTGGGCAAAGTGATTGAAGTACATAGAAAGTAA
- a CDS encoding putative phage abortive infection protein: MGKWIRENVSLLLLIGVCVVVYTIILLLSNLLSDKPNEFGGSAGVASGLFSAVAFAGVVYAIFLQKKELELQRDELKQTREELEGQKHEFEQQNETLKRQRFESTFFNMLSLQQTIIQNLQYTQPTMTQGLIAAVKDPSTISEKLYNGREVFGFFYAEVNTIFTVNGKQKSYQGGLKQAISNFNYTIYSQTNLAPYFDYYFRHLYRIIKFVDESPLLLNSFEDRYQYTSMVRAQLSRYELIWLFYNCLSSNGIDKFKPLIEKYALLKNMRFELLVEEDHRNLYAQSAYEKTLPKDTCITS, encoded by the coding sequence ATGGGAAAATGGATAAGAGAGAATGTGAGCTTGTTGTTGCTCATTGGTGTCTGCGTTGTTGTATATACTATCATCCTATTGCTGAGTAATTTATTATCGGATAAGCCAAATGAATTTGGAGGTAGTGCTGGTGTTGCAAGTGGGTTATTCTCAGCTGTGGCTTTTGCTGGAGTAGTGTATGCTATCTTCCTACAGAAGAAAGAATTGGAACTTCAACGAGATGAGCTAAAGCAAACCCGTGAAGAATTGGAGGGACAAAAGCATGAGTTTGAACAGCAGAACGAGACTTTAAAACGTCAACGGTTTGAAAGTACTTTTTTTAATATGCTTAGTCTGCAACAAACAATTATTCAAAATTTACAGTATACCCAGCCTACAATGACACAAGGTCTGATAGCTGCTGTCAAAGATCCAAGTACTATTTCTGAAAAGCTCTATAATGGGAGAGAAGTATTTGGCTTTTTTTATGCTGAAGTTAATACGATATTTACCGTTAATGGTAAGCAAAAATCTTATCAAGGAGGCCTAAAACAAGCAATAAGTAATTTTAATTATACGATTTATAGCCAGACCAATTTAGCTCCATATTTTGATTATTATTTTAGGCATTTATATCGTATCATCAAATTTGTAGACGAATCTCCATTGCTTCTAAATTCATTTGAAGATCGCTATCAATATACAAGTATGGTAAGAGCACAACTATCCAGATATGAGCTTATATGGCTTTTTTATAATTGTTTATCAAGTAATGGAATAGACAAGTTTAAGCCATTAATAGAAAAGTATGCTCTGTTGAAGAATATGCGCTTTGAATTACTAGTTGAAGAGGATCACAGAAATTTGTATGCTCAATCAGCATACGAAAAGACGTTGCCAAAAGATACATGTATTACTTCTTGA
- a CDS encoding 2-oxoacid:acceptor oxidoreductase subunit alpha — MADEMKVKDLERVVVRFSGDSGDGMQLAGNIFSNLSAVLGNDISTFPDYPAEIRAPQGTLSGVSGFQVHIGAKKVFTSGDKCDVLVAMNPAALKTNIQFTTPQSVIIIDSDSFTKKDLEKALYTTNDPFTELNIHNQVIDAPISSMCKDSLKESGLDNKAALRSKNMFALGLVCWLFNRPLEHAMHMLQNKFSKKPSIAEANIKVLTDGYNYGHNTHATVSTYRVESKEQREKGFYTDVNGNLATSYGLVAAAEKAGLPLFLGSYPITPATDILHNLSKLKELGVITVQCEDEISGCCSAIGASFAGCLAATSTSGPGICLKSEAINLAVIAELPLVIINVQRGGPSTGLPTKSEQTDLLQAVYGRNGESPLVVIAATSPTNCFDSAFMAAKIALEHMTPVILLTDGYIANGSAAWKIPSMKDYPAIKPPYVTPEMQEGWKPYQRDLESLVRYWAIPGKEGFQHRLGGLEKDYDTSAISTDADNHQKMTITRQEKINYIANCIPEQEVLGDKDAELLIVGWGGTYGHLYSALEVMQSQGKKVALAHFQYISPLPKNTTEILKKYKKVVVAEQNMGQFATILRSKVPGLNVYQFNRVKGQPFNVLRLVEEFTKILEEK; from the coding sequence ATGGCAGACGAAATGAAGGTTAAAGACTTGGAGAGGGTAGTTGTTCGCTTCTCCGGCGACTCCGGCGATGGAATGCAATTGGCCGGCAACATCTTCTCTAACCTATCAGCCGTATTAGGAAATGACATTTCTACATTTCCTGATTATCCGGCAGAAATTCGTGCCCCGCAAGGAACACTAAGCGGAGTATCTGGTTTTCAAGTACATATTGGTGCAAAAAAAGTATTCACCTCCGGCGACAAGTGCGATGTGCTAGTTGCTATGAATCCGGCTGCACTAAAAACAAATATACAATTTACGACTCCACAATCAGTGATTATCATCGATTCGGACTCGTTTACCAAGAAAGATCTTGAAAAGGCTCTCTATACTACGAATGATCCTTTTACAGAACTCAATATTCACAACCAAGTGATAGATGCTCCAATTTCATCTATGTGCAAGGATAGTCTTAAAGAAAGCGGACTGGACAACAAAGCTGCATTGCGTAGCAAAAACATGTTTGCTCTGGGATTGGTATGCTGGCTGTTTAACCGCCCTTTGGAACATGCCATGCACATGCTCCAAAATAAATTTTCAAAGAAACCATCTATTGCAGAAGCAAATATAAAAGTGTTGACCGATGGATATAACTATGGGCACAACACTCATGCAACAGTTTCTACCTATCGTGTAGAATCCAAAGAGCAAAGAGAAAAAGGCTTTTATACTGATGTGAATGGAAATCTGGCAACATCCTACGGGTTGGTTGCCGCAGCCGAAAAAGCAGGACTTCCTCTCTTTCTAGGTTCCTATCCCATTACTCCCGCCACAGACATCTTGCACAATTTGTCTAAATTGAAAGAACTTGGAGTAATTACCGTGCAATGTGAAGATGAAATATCAGGCTGTTGCAGTGCCATCGGAGCCTCTTTTGCAGGTTGCCTTGCAGCAACTTCTACTTCCGGACCGGGAATTTGCTTGAAAAGTGAAGCAATCAACCTTGCTGTTATTGCCGAACTACCGCTAGTCATTATCAATGTGCAGCGTGGGGGACCCTCTACCGGTCTGCCAACAAAGAGCGAACAAACCGACTTGCTGCAAGCCGTATATGGACGTAATGGTGAAAGCCCGCTGGTTGTTATTGCCGCCACATCGCCTACGAACTGTTTTGATTCTGCTTTCATGGCCGCCAAAATAGCATTGGAACACATGACTCCGGTTATCCTGCTTACCGATGGATACATAGCCAACGGTTCTGCTGCTTGGAAAATCCCTTCAATGAAAGATTATCCCGCCATCAAGCCGCCTTACGTTACTCCCGAAATGCAGGAAGGCTGGAAGCCTTATCAACGTGACCTCGAATCATTGGTTCGCTATTGGGCTATCCCCGGCAAAGAAGGTTTCCAACACAGATTGGGAGGACTCGAGAAAGATTACGATACAAGTGCGATCTCTACCGATGCGGACAACCATCAAAAGATGACGATCACCCGCCAAGAGAAAATAAACTATATTGCCAACTGCATCCCCGAACAAGAAGTCTTGGGTGACAAGGATGCCGAACTCTTGATCGTAGGTTGGGGCGGCACTTACGGCCACCTGTACTCTGCGCTAGAGGTTATGCAATCTCAAGGGAAAAAAGTAGCTTTGGCACATTTTCAGTATATCAGCCCTCTGCCAAAGAATACGACTGAGATCTTGAAGAAATATAAAAAAGTAGTGGTTGCCGAGCAGAACATGGGTCAATTTGCCACTATTCTTCGTTCCAAAGTTCCCGGCTTAAATGTTTACCAATTTAATAGGGTAAAAGGACAACCATTCAATGTATTAAGACTTGTAGAAGAATTCACTAAAATTTTGGAGGAAAAGTAA
- a CDS encoding SH3 beta-barrel fold-containing protein, translated as MATNFKNQMRELMNQSWMLVKVYGFSMADAMKQAWQVLKLKAALKKGIVKFYYQKLDGTIRTAWGTLKDGLVPETKNTERKKNESLITYYDNEKASYRSFKIANFIKIG; from the coding sequence ATGGCAACGAATTTTAAAAATCAAATGAGAGAATTAATGAATCAAAGTTGGATGCTTGTTAAGGTGTATGGTTTCTCAATGGCTGATGCTATGAAGCAAGCATGGCAAGTCCTGAAACTGAAAGCTGCATTAAAGAAAGGTATAGTCAAGTTCTACTATCAAAAACTAGATGGGACTATTCGTACTGCATGGGGTACTTTGAAAGATGGTTTGGTACCTGAGACAAAGAACACAGAGCGCAAGAAGAATGAGAGCCTCATCACATATTATGATAATGAAAAAGCCTCTTACAGAAGCTTCAAAATAGCAAATTTCATCAAAATAGGATAA
- a CDS encoding 1-aminocyclopropane-1-carboxylate synthase: MNKELLYQMCKEYEQVLSMTEGEVLAKYEEDKASCIASFEAEIDYWENYFGYKY; the protein is encoded by the coding sequence ATGAATAAAGAACTCTTATACCAAATGTGCAAAGAATACGAGCAAGTACTTTCAATGACTGAAGGTGAGGTATTAGCAAAGTACGAAGAGGACAAAGCAAGTTGTATTGCTTCTTTTGAGGCTGAGATTGATTATTGGGAAAATTATTTCGGATATAAGTACTAA